GCAGACGGGCGAACGGCCGTGCTCGTCGACGGCGCGGAACAGCTGTCGCTCAGCTCGTGGCTCCGGCTGAGGGTGAGCGTCCGAAACGCCGGTGTTCTTCTGATCACGTCTCACCGGGAAGGGCTGCTCCCGACGATCCTTCACTGCGGAACCTCACCGGAGCTGCTCGAGGGAATCCTCGACGAGCTCGCGCCCGACCGCCCCGCCGATTTCCCCTCCGCGGAGCACCTGTGGCGAAAACACCGGGGCGACCTGCGCCAGGCACTCTTTGAAACCTACGACGCGTGGGCGAGGCTGTGAGGGAGGTCCTGCCGAGCTTTGAAGCGGAGTGGACAGAGGAGTGGACGGAAGAGTGGACAAGACAGTGGACCGCCACCCCTGTCCATTCAGTCGGCCACTCTTCACTCTTCAACCCCGCGGATCCTGCGGGAGAACTCGGGATCGTCCGCGAACCGCTCCGCGGCTTCATTGATTCTGAACCGCTCGCGGATCATCTCCCGCGAAAGGTCCGTATCGATCAGGCCCAGCTCCAAGGCGAGCTCGTCGGAGTGTCCCGGCAGGATCACGCCGCGCTGGAGGCGCGGCACCCGTCCGGGGGCGATCGTGTTGACGTGTGACACGAGATTCGTCGTGCAGGTATTCGTGAGCGTGTTGTAGTGCTCGGGCTCGGCGGCGAGTTGATTCGCACGGCCGAGCATGTCGAGAAACATCGCGCGCGCCCGATCGGGTGTCGTGCGGATAGGGTAGAGGAAGACGTCGTTGCGGCGGTGATTCGCGCGAAGTCCGATCAGGTCGCGCTCGTCGGCGACGACGTACATGAGCTCGTACTGTCGCAGCAGTCCTCGGAATGGTGAGAACGACTCCCCCTGCTCCTTCCGGATCTCGACCGAGATCGCGACGTATTCGTCGTTCTCGAAGCCGAAGCTGACGAAGGTGTGCGCCAATGCGCCCCAGCCGCCGAAGGGCTCCACGACGAACCAGACGGTCTCTAGCTCGCGGAGATCATAGGTGCGCTGTTCCCAGCGCGGCGTGAGGTCTGTCTCCGACTTGTAATCGAAGTTCCGGACGTTGCGGATGGTGACGAGCGGATCGTCGACGACTGCCGTCGCCAGCCGCGACTGATCGATGGTCCAGTCGCGATCATTTGACGGCCGCACGATCGCCGCGAACCCCAACCACACCAGGAGCAGCGTAACCACCGTTCCTGCCACCCATTGAATCCATCGTCGCATCGCCCGGGTATCTTAGGCTCGGTCCGGAGTAGGAGGCCTAACGCCCAGGCGTAAGAGGTGCGGAGCTCACGTACATGGCGCACTCGGACTGCCTGGCAGCGCTCGGCAACGAATCGGACGGCTGGGAGCGCCGGTCAGCCTGCGGGGGAAAGCGCGCTCTTGGCCGCATCCACGGCTGGTATGCGGGCCCATACCGCGGCGAGGGCGAATCCGAAGACGAGGTGAACCACGCCCCACAGGATCGAGGTGATCGCCACTCCCGCGAGGTTGGGAAAGAACGCTACTGCCAAACCGACAGCCAGTGCGACGTTCTGAAACGCGACCTCCAGTGTCACCGCGCGGCGGTCGCCGGCCACAAGGCCGGAAACCCGGGCGAGAGACCAGCCCAGCACCGCCGCGACGGCGAACGTGAATAGAACCGGAGGCAGCGCGGAATTGGCGAACGCGCCGAGCACCTTGATGTTGCCCAACAGCAGGATCGCCACCACAATGGCGAACACGCCCCCGGCGACGCGGCGCGACCACAGGCGAATCCTGTTCGCCGTCCCGGGCCGCCTGGCGCGAATGAGCATTCCGGCTGCCACCGGCACGATCAACATGATGAGCAGCACCATGACCACCCGCTTGGGATCAATCTCGATTCTTTGGAGGACGGCCCTGGTGGCGGGATTCATCGCCGCCCAGAATCCGAACAGCAGCGGCGTGGCCACGATGCTGAACAGCGTCGAAACCGCCGTCATGCTGACCGACGTGGCCACACTGCCGCGCGCCACGCCGGTAAGGTAGTTCGACAGCGCCCCGGCTGGGCAACAGGCCACGAGCAGCAGGCCGAGCGCGATGCTCGGCGTGTCGGCCATCATGCGGCCGAATCCGTAAGCGACACCGGGCAGGATAATGAACTGCGCGACGAGTCCGATAAGCGGCGCCCTGGGGCTTCTGAGGATACGGCGGAACTGCTCCCACGTCAGGTCCAGCGCCACGGCGAACACGAGAAAGCCCACCATGACCGCGACGGCGATGCCGACTGTCGGGCTGAAATTGAATGACGCCTGATCGATGTCCATGACTCACGAGACGGCGCTGGCCTCCAGATTGGCGCCGTTTATTTTTGTTTCGACTTCCTCGATCTGAATGTCGGACAGTAGCGCTCCGACACTCCCGCCGCCAGCGGCTCGTCGAGGTCCACGTCATTGCGGCTCCTCTGCGCCCCCCAGGAGAACACGTTCTCGAAGAGCGGAAGCCACCGGTCGTTTCGCACCATCTCGAGAAAATGGACCTCATGCTCTTTCTCGCGGAGACCCATCTCATGAAGGATCTCGTCGTGCGCCTCGATGCCGAGGTCGTGGAAGTAGCGGATCATGATGTAGTACTCGCAGACGTTTCCACTCTCGAGTCGGCCGGCGAAGTAGTAGGGCATGAAGCGACCGATCACGTGGCAGGCCAGTCCGATGGTCCGTCCGATGAGCTCATACTTGATCTCGAGCCACCGCGAGATTGGAACGTCGTACCTCGCCATGATCCGGAGGACGTTCTCTCGATGATCCCACTCGTCCTGCTCGATTCGTCGGACGGCGGCCTTCTCCAATGGATCCCGAAGCGAGGCAGCGTGGCCGACGTACGCGAGCGAAGCCGCCTTCTCCGCCGAGTAAGCCGTCTGGAGTGAGCGGACGAGTTGGGGATGATCGAGTTTCATTGGCGTTTACCAAGTTTATCCTGAGACATGGGCAACACTCGCCCCCATCAAACCGCCACATGTAAGTTGGGGTCAAACCTCGAACCGCCACATGTAAGTTGGGGTCAAACCTCGAATCC
The genomic region above belongs to Acidobacteriota bacterium and contains:
- a CDS encoding DUF4105 domain-containing protein, whose amino-acid sequence is MRRWIQWVAGTVVTLLLVWLGFAAIVRPSNDRDWTIDQSRLATAVVDDPLVTIRNVRNFDYKSETDLTPRWEQRTYDLRELETVWFVVEPFGGWGALAHTFVSFGFENDEYVAISVEIRKEQGESFSPFRGLLRQYELMYVVADERDLIGLRANHRRNDVFLYPIRTTPDRARAMFLDMLGRANQLAAEPEHYNTLTNTCTTNLVSHVNTIAPGRVPRLQRGVILPGHSDELALELGLIDTDLSREMIRERFRINEAAERFADDPEFSRRIRGVEE
- a CDS encoding bile acid:sodium symporter family protein — its product is MDIDQASFNFSPTVGIAVAVMVGFLVFAVALDLTWEQFRRILRSPRAPLIGLVAQFIILPGVAYGFGRMMADTPSIALGLLLVACCPAGALSNYLTGVARGSVATSVSMTAVSTLFSIVATPLLFGFWAAMNPATRAVLQRIEIDPKRVVMVLLIMLIVPVAAGMLIRARRPGTANRIRLWSRRVAGGVFAIVVAILLLGNIKVLGAFANSALPPVLFTFAVAAVLGWSLARVSGLVAGDRRAVTLEVAFQNVALAVGLAVAFFPNLAGVAITSILWGVVHLVFGFALAAVWARIPAVDAAKSALSPAG